In one Bacillus thuringiensis genomic region, the following are encoded:
- the resE gene encoding sensor histidine kinase ResE, which yields MLWRSVVGKLWMTILLLVSFVLGFVAILLSQFFRTYYVDMSEARLQKVATSVSELIEEGADVKTIENIAYKFSDPLSRIIIVEDGKEISSSPKQEGLVTLTMDDLKEDKELAAVFTDKKEIKNNIRKASNSRKNKNTENDIMIVGKPVQSKNQSAVFVYESLQVPIQGMERTTDFIFLSAGIAIILTTFFAFFLSTRITAPLRKMREVAFEVSRGKFDAKAPMVSQDEIGELATALNQMGKQLKFNMNALQQEKEQLASILSSMADGVITLNQEGEVVVINPPAEHFLQVWQEEKEIELSKKLPSELVELFHLVVESEQQQVVEINLQKGNYVVLMTPLYNQTKIRGAVAVLRDMTEERRLEKMRQDFIANVSHELRTPMVMLQGYSEAILDDIVQTKEEINEFVQIIYDESVRLGKLVNELLDLARMESGNVELHIGEVDIHPFVEKIGRKFQGIAKDKEVALTVDFKDPIEQYPFDADRMEQVLTNLIDNAIRHTNAGGHVTLVIDTKNNGLIFEVQDSGAGIPEEDIPFLFDRFYKADKARTRGKKGGTGLGLAIAKNIVQGHDGKISVSSVVGEGTTFSVYLPNRII from the coding sequence ATGCTTTGGAGAAGTGTAGTAGGGAAGTTATGGATGACCATATTACTTCTCGTTTCGTTCGTGCTTGGATTTGTTGCGATTTTACTTTCACAGTTTTTTAGAACATACTATGTTGATATGAGTGAAGCTAGGCTTCAAAAAGTCGCAACAAGTGTTTCAGAGTTAATTGAAGAAGGTGCCGATGTAAAAACGATTGAGAATATCGCTTACAAATTCTCTGATCCACTTTCAAGGATTATTATTGTAGAAGATGGTAAAGAAATTTCTTCTTCACCGAAACAAGAAGGATTAGTCACTCTTACAATGGATGACTTAAAAGAAGATAAAGAATTAGCGGCTGTGTTTACAGACAAAAAAGAAATTAAGAATAACATTAGAAAAGCGTCTAATAGTAGGAAGAATAAAAACACCGAAAATGATATTATGATCGTCGGAAAACCAGTGCAATCAAAAAATCAAAGTGCAGTGTTCGTATATGAATCTTTACAAGTACCGATACAAGGTATGGAAAGAACGACTGATTTTATTTTCTTATCGGCTGGAATTGCGATTATATTAACAACTTTCTTTGCGTTCTTCTTATCTACTCGAATTACAGCACCACTTCGTAAAATGCGTGAGGTTGCTTTTGAAGTGTCGCGTGGGAAGTTTGATGCGAAAGCTCCTATGGTATCTCAGGATGAGATTGGTGAGCTTGCAACGGCCTTAAATCAAATGGGAAAACAGTTGAAGTTTAATATGAACGCCTTGCAACAAGAGAAAGAACAGTTAGCTAGTATTTTAAGTAGTATGGCAGATGGGGTTATTACATTAAATCAAGAAGGTGAAGTTGTAGTAATCAATCCGCCGGCCGAACATTTCTTACAAGTTTGGCAAGAAGAAAAAGAGATAGAGCTAAGTAAAAAACTACCTTCTGAACTTGTGGAACTATTCCATCTTGTTGTAGAAAGTGAACAACAACAAGTTGTTGAAATTAATTTACAAAAAGGGAACTATGTAGTTCTTATGACGCCGCTTTACAATCAAACGAAAATTCGTGGAGCTGTAGCGGTACTGCGAGATATGACGGAAGAACGCCGTCTTGAAAAGATGCGTCAAGACTTTATTGCGAATGTATCGCATGAACTTCGTACACCAATGGTAATGCTGCAAGGGTATAGTGAAGCGATTTTAGATGATATTGTGCAAACGAAAGAAGAAATTAATGAGTTTGTTCAAATCATTTATGATGAATCCGTTCGTTTAGGTAAACTTGTAAATGAATTATTAGATTTAGCACGCATGGAAAGTGGTAATGTAGAGTTACATATAGGTGAAGTTGATATTCATCCTTTCGTTGAAAAAATAGGTCGTAAATTCCAAGGGATTGCAAAGGATAAAGAGGTCGCGTTAACGGTTGATTTCAAAGATCCAATTGAACAATACCCGTTTGATGCAGATCGTATGGAACAAGTATTGACGAATTTAATTGATAACGCAATACGTCATACAAACGCAGGCGGACATGTAACGCTTGTAATTGATACGAAAAATAATGGCCTCATTTTTGAAGTACAAGATTCGGGTGCAGGCATTCCAGAAGAGGATATTCCATTTTTATTTGATCGTTTCTATAAAGCTGATAAAGCAAGAACACGTGGGAAAAAGGGTGGAACAGGACTCGGGCTTGCGATTGCGAAAAATATTGTGCAAGGCCATGATGGTAAAATTTCTGTATCAAGTGTTGTTGGAGAAGGAACTACATTTTCTGTCTATTTACCGAATCGTATAATTTAG
- a CDS encoding ECF transporter S component — translation MKQKNSVVQMVSVAMLSSIAYLLMMLDFPFPGLPPFLKIDFSDVPALIAAIIFGPVAGVIVEAIKNILHYGIQGSLTGVPVGEIANFIAGCLFIGPAAFLFRKYRTVKSLTTGLMLGTITMALIMSVLNYIIIFPAYTWFLNSPAMSSETIRTTVVTAILPFNLIKGIVVTIVFVALFSRLKVWVFAKMKNA, via the coding sequence ATGAAACAAAAAAACAGTGTAGTGCAGATGGTGAGTGTAGCGATGCTAAGTAGTATTGCATATTTACTAATGATGTTGGATTTCCCGTTCCCAGGGCTTCCGCCATTTTTGAAAATTGATTTTAGTGATGTACCAGCTTTAATTGCAGCAATTATCTTTGGACCAGTAGCAGGAGTGATTGTAGAGGCGATAAAGAACATTTTACATTACGGGATTCAAGGGAGTTTAACGGGAGTACCAGTTGGAGAAATTGCAAACTTTATTGCAGGATGTTTATTTATTGGACCAGCAGCTTTCTTATTTAGAAAGTATCGTACTGTGAAGAGTTTAACTACAGGATTAATGCTAGGGACAATTACAATGGCACTTATTATGAGTGTATTAAACTACATCATCATATTCCCGGCTTACACTTGGTTTTTAAATTCACCGGCTATGTCTAGCGAAACCATAAGAACAACGGTTGTAACGGCAATCTTACCATTTAATTTAATTAAAGGGATTGTTGTAACAATTGTATTTGTAGCATTATTCTCACGCCTGAAAGTATGGGTGTTTGCAAAAATGAAAAATGCATAA
- a CDS encoding ferredoxin — protein MAKYTIVDKDTCIACGACGAAAPDIYDYDDEGIAFVTLDDNQGIVEIPDVLIEDMMDAFEGCPTDSIKVADESFDGDALKFE, from the coding sequence ATGGCAAAATATACAATCGTTGATAAAGATACTTGTATTGCATGTGGTGCTTGTGGCGCTGCTGCACCAGACATTTATGACTATGATGATGAAGGTATTGCATTTGTAACATTAGATGATAACCAAGGTATCGTTGAAATTCCAGATGTATTAATTGAAGATATGATGGATGCATTCGAAGGCTGTCCAACTGACTCAATTAAAGTTGCTGACGAATCATTCGACGGAGACGCTTTAAAATTCGAATAG
- the resC gene encoding cytochrome c biogenesis protein ResC, protein MVQISSNFLFTAFILYLIATLFFGGAIKEKGHKWANVGITITILGFIAQTVYFVTRWIASGHAPVSNFFEFGTFFGMMLVGAFIVMYFMYRVSIIGLFALPVALLLIAYASMFPREISPLIPSLKSNWLHIHVTTAAAGQAILAISFITGVMYLLKNVDQSTRSKRTFWLETVVFTLVCTVGFIGVTTVFSSMKYEAKFQWIDKNEQQLEMKYNLPALVGPHEGKLLTENKLEPAVEVPAIVNAKKLNTVIWSVLVGTLLYIVLRLVLRKRVSAALQPLVKNTNSDLLDEIGYRSIAIGFPVFTLGALIFAMIWAQIAWTRFWGWDPKEVWALITWLFYAAVLHLRLSKGWHGEKSAWLAVIGFAIIMFNFIVVNLIIAGLHSYA, encoded by the coding sequence ATGGTGCAAATAAGTAGTAACTTTCTCTTTACCGCATTTATTTTATATTTAATTGCGACTCTATTTTTTGGGGGAGCCATTAAAGAAAAGGGTCATAAATGGGCAAATGTAGGAATAACGATTACAATTTTAGGGTTTATAGCACAAACAGTATATTTTGTTACAAGGTGGATTGCATCAGGGCATGCGCCAGTTAGTAACTTTTTTGAATTCGGTACATTTTTCGGCATGATGCTTGTAGGAGCATTTATTGTCATGTATTTTATGTACCGTGTAAGTATAATCGGACTATTTGCATTACCAGTTGCGCTTTTATTAATTGCCTATGCAAGTATGTTTCCGAGGGAAATATCTCCGCTCATTCCATCTTTAAAAAGTAATTGGTTACATATTCACGTGACGACTGCAGCAGCAGGACAAGCAATCTTAGCGATTAGTTTTATTACGGGCGTTATGTATTTATTGAAAAATGTAGATCAATCAACGAGAAGCAAACGTACATTTTGGTTAGAAACGGTCGTATTCACGCTTGTTTGTACGGTTGGGTTTATTGGAGTGACAACGGTATTTTCTAGTATGAAATATGAAGCGAAGTTTCAATGGATTGATAAAAATGAACAACAACTGGAAATGAAGTACAATCTTCCGGCCTTAGTTGGACCGCATGAAGGGAAGTTACTGACAGAAAATAAATTAGAACCGGCAGTTGAAGTTCCAGCGATTGTAAATGCGAAAAAATTAAATACTGTTATTTGGTCAGTGTTAGTAGGAACGTTACTGTATATTGTATTAAGACTTGTTTTACGGAAGCGAGTATCGGCGGCACTTCAGCCGTTAGTAAAGAATACGAATAGTGATCTACTAGATGAAATCGGATATCGATCTATTGCAATTGGATTCCCAGTTTTCACATTAGGTGCATTAATTTTTGCGATGATTTGGGCACAAATAGCGTGGACACGTTTTTGGGGCTGGGATCCAAAAGAGGTTTGGGCACTTATCACTTGGCTCTTTTATGCAGCAGTATTACATTTACGCCTATCAAAAGGATGGCATGGAGAGAAATCAGCTTGGCTTGCAGTAATTGGTTTTGCAATAATTATGTTTAACTTTATTGTAGTAAACTTAATTATTGCCGGTTTACATTCATATGCATAG
- a CDS encoding helix-turn-helix domain-containing protein, with the protein MQIQYTLLHCLKQLNGERTVSSIYYLLKGKRSSQTLQDGNMFRISFLFGIYKSLNRNDYDGEVAKLLQADFIQEIHENTYVLTPTGKMQLHKWEEVYAFPAHLHGLHYGELGETFWKRLSLIIQTISNLQQNNTRFIPIQQDTEIMMWVKRFLTGRPYKRSELARKLWTEVQNLLEKSNAIEATIVTYRLTGYERIGCTLQQLAEITKQDIFRVYFLFWGTMHFFIQEVRDKENEFPLLAEIISYPNERAELFSLSTKKTYNFWRQGRSLEEIATIRNLKVATIEDHFVEIALREKDFSIEMFMEKEKIDKVIKVIEALQTRKLRVLKQAVGEDISYFEVRLVLARMEGVNET; encoded by the coding sequence ATGCAAATACAATATACTTTGTTGCATTGTTTAAAACAATTGAATGGTGAGAGAACCGTTTCTTCTATTTATTATTTACTAAAGGGCAAACGTTCTTCGCAAACTTTACAAGATGGAAATATGTTCCGAATTTCATTTTTGTTCGGAATATATAAATCATTGAATAGAAATGACTATGATGGTGAAGTTGCAAAGTTGTTGCAAGCGGATTTTATTCAAGAAATACATGAAAATACATATGTGTTAACACCTACGGGTAAAATGCAGTTACATAAATGGGAGGAAGTTTATGCTTTTCCAGCACATTTGCATGGTTTACATTACGGTGAATTAGGTGAAACATTTTGGAAAAGATTATCATTGATTATTCAAACCATATCCAATTTACAACAGAATAATACGAGGTTTATTCCAATTCAGCAAGATACAGAAATAATGATGTGGGTGAAACGTTTTCTAACAGGAAGGCCATATAAGAGAAGTGAGTTGGCGAGAAAACTATGGACGGAAGTACAGAATCTTTTAGAAAAGAGTAATGCGATAGAAGCGACGATTGTAACATATCGATTAACGGGTTATGAACGTATTGGTTGTACATTGCAACAATTAGCAGAAATTACGAAACAAGATATATTCAGGGTGTATTTTTTATTTTGGGGTACAATGCATTTCTTTATACAAGAAGTTCGTGATAAAGAAAATGAATTTCCACTATTAGCTGAAATTATATCTTATCCAAATGAGAGAGCTGAATTATTTAGTTTATCCACGAAAAAAACATATAATTTTTGGAGGCAAGGACGTTCTTTAGAAGAAATAGCGACGATTCGGAATTTAAAGGTTGCAACGATAGAAGATCATTTTGTTGAAATTGCTTTGCGAGAAAAAGATTTTTCTATTGAAATGTTTATGGAAAAAGAAAAGATAGACAAAGTAATAAAAGTAATTGAAGCATTGCAAACGCGGAAGTTACGTGTTTTGAAACAAGCGGTTGGAGAAGATATTTCTTATTTTGAAGTTCGTCTTGTATTAGCGCGGATGGAGGGTGTAAATGAAACTTGA
- the resD gene encoding DNA-binding response regulator ResD — protein sequence MENESRILIVDDEDRIRRLLKMYLEREQYTIEEADNGDTALEMALQNDYDLILLDLMMPGKDGIEVCKGVREKKATPIIMLTAKGEEVNRVQGFEVGTDDYIVKPFSPREVVLRVKAVLRRAVPTTFFTQDTTTKDVTVFPHLTIDNDAHRVTADGNEVNLTPKEYELLLFLAKAPDKVFDREQLLKEVWQYEFFGDLRTVDTHVKRLREKLSKKSPDAAKMIVTVWGVGYKFEVVND from the coding sequence ATGGAAAATGAATCAAGAATTTTAATTGTAGATGATGAGGATCGCATTCGTCGTTTATTGAAAATGTACTTAGAAAGAGAACAATATACGATTGAAGAAGCAGATAATGGTGATACAGCTTTAGAAATGGCGTTGCAAAATGATTACGATTTAATCTTATTAGATCTTATGATGCCTGGTAAAGATGGCATTGAAGTATGTAAAGGGGTTCGTGAGAAGAAAGCGACACCAATTATTATGCTGACAGCAAAAGGTGAAGAAGTAAATAGAGTACAAGGATTTGAAGTTGGAACAGATGATTATATTGTAAAGCCATTTAGTCCACGTGAGGTCGTACTACGTGTGAAAGCGGTATTACGCCGTGCTGTACCAACAACATTCTTTACACAAGATACAACGACAAAAGATGTTACTGTATTCCCGCACTTAACAATTGATAACGATGCACACCGTGTTACTGCAGATGGTAATGAAGTAAACTTAACGCCGAAAGAATATGAGTTACTATTATTTTTAGCGAAAGCTCCTGATAAAGTATTCGATCGTGAGCAACTGTTAAAAGAAGTATGGCAATATGAATTCTTCGGAGATTTACGTACAGTTGATACACATGTAAAACGTTTACGTGAGAAGTTAAGCAAAAAATCACCAGATGCAGCGAAAATGATTGTTACTGTTTGGGGTGTAGGTTACAAATTTGAGGTTGTGAACGACTGA
- a CDS encoding peptidoglycan DD-metalloendopeptidase family protein gives MKVLKCGVMLLSILFVSQLHVYAEENRWTWPVEGQISDYFGTRHGKHYGIDVAAPIGTPVAAIQDGKVTRSYYSSSYGNVVFIKHGEYEAVYAHLNKRYVGQGDYISKGEKIGEVGNTGESRGAHLHLELHQGRWTMAKKNAMNPLLVLSEQRNEVVSSSLYVVQKGDTLVSIARKFSMTLKEIKEKNGLQQELIYPNQQLYVK, from the coding sequence ATGAAAGTTTTAAAATGCGGCGTCATGCTATTGAGTATACTGTTTGTATCTCAATTACATGTTTATGCAGAAGAAAATCGATGGACATGGCCTGTTGAAGGTCAGATAAGTGATTATTTTGGGACAAGGCATGGAAAACACTATGGTATTGATGTAGCTGCGCCAATTGGAACGCCTGTGGCAGCTATCCAAGATGGTAAGGTAACGAGGTCTTATTATTCGAGTAGTTATGGAAATGTTGTATTTATTAAACACGGAGAATATGAGGCTGTATATGCACATTTAAATAAGAGATATGTGGGACAAGGAGATTATATTTCAAAAGGAGAAAAAATTGGAGAAGTAGGGAACACGGGAGAATCGCGAGGTGCACACTTACATTTAGAACTTCATCAAGGAAGATGGACGATGGCGAAAAAGAATGCGATGAACCCATTGCTTGTTTTAAGTGAACAAAGAAATGAAGTTGTTTCTTCGTCATTATATGTCGTACAAAAAGGGGATACTTTAGTTAGTATTGCACGGAAATTTAGTATGACACTTAAGGAAATTAAAGAAAAAAATGGATTGCAGCAAGAGCTAATTTATCCTAATCAACAATTATATGTTAAGTAA